The proteins below are encoded in one region of Arenibacter algicola:
- the ltrA gene encoding group II intron reverse transcriptase/maturase, which yields MKLNQTAKQFKIPKPLVWEAYLKVKRKRGAAGVDGVTMDDFVEREGKYLYKLWNRMSSGSYMPQAVKLVEIPKGTKGETRPLGIPSIIDRIAQMSVVMLLEPKIDPIFHENSYGYRPGRSAHQAVEQARRRCWRNDWVLDLDISKFFDTIDHELLMKAVKLHTQERWVLLYIERWLKVPYQLKNGEQVPRTKGIPQGSVVGPILANLFMHYTFDYWMKKYYNHIPFERYADDCICHFRTLEEAEYMHEKIKMRMEQCGLALNKKKTKIVYCKDDDRRGSYKEVKFDFLGFTFRARRSKSRRGNYFINFSPAISRKAITRIGREIRSWNLHLRSDKTLTDLANMFNAKLQGFINYYGRFYKSAMYPLFQRLNHRLAHWVERKFKKCRRHKTRAIRLLGEICHQNPTLFAHWRMGVLPPKTV from the coding sequence ATGAAATTAAATCAGACAGCAAAGCAGTTTAAAATTCCGAAACCACTGGTTTGGGAAGCTTACCTTAAGGTAAAACGAAAAAGAGGAGCTGCAGGGGTAGATGGAGTTACCATGGATGACTTTGTAGAAAGAGAGGGTAAATACCTTTACAAACTCTGGAACCGAATGTCATCAGGGAGCTATATGCCCCAGGCAGTTAAACTTGTCGAAATACCAAAAGGAACAAAGGGAGAAACAAGACCTCTGGGTATTCCTTCAATAATTGACAGGATCGCTCAGATGAGTGTTGTTATGCTACTAGAACCAAAGATAGATCCGATATTCCATGAAAATTCCTATGGTTACCGACCCGGACGTTCAGCCCATCAGGCTGTAGAACAGGCCCGCAGACGTTGCTGGAGGAATGATTGGGTTCTGGACCTTGATATCTCCAAATTCTTTGATACGATCGATCACGAACTATTGATGAAAGCAGTAAAATTACATACCCAAGAACGTTGGGTTTTACTCTATATCGAACGATGGCTTAAAGTCCCGTACCAATTAAAGAACGGAGAGCAAGTTCCCAGAACAAAAGGAATACCGCAAGGTTCAGTAGTAGGGCCGATTTTAGCAAATCTATTTATGCATTATACCTTTGACTATTGGATGAAAAAGTACTACAACCACATTCCTTTTGAAAGGTATGCCGATGATTGTATCTGCCATTTTCGAACATTGGAAGAAGCGGAATACATGCATGAAAAGATCAAAATGAGGATGGAACAATGTGGATTGGCATTAAATAAGAAGAAGACCAAGATTGTCTATTGCAAAGATGATGATAGGAGAGGAAGTTATAAAGAAGTAAAGTTTGACTTCTTAGGCTTTACCTTCAGGGCCAGAAGGTCTAAAAGTCGTCGGGGCAACTACTTCATTAATTTTAGTCCAGCCATCAGCAGGAAAGCTATCACAAGAATCGGAAGAGAAATCAGGAGTTGGAACCTTCATCTTAGATCTGATAAAACCTTGACGGATCTGGCCAATATGTTTAATGCCAAGCTTCAGGGATTTATCAACTATTATGGAAGGTTTTACAAATCTGCGATGTACCCCTTATTCCAAAGGCTAAACCACAGACTGGCCCATTGGGTTGAACGGAAATTTAAAAAGTGTAGGAGACACAAAACCAGAGCAATAAGACTGTTAGGTGAAATCTGTCATCAGAACCCTACTTTATTTGCCCACTGGAGAATGGGTGTCCTACCTCCAAAGACAGTATAA